A single Microbacterium protaetiae DNA region contains:
- a CDS encoding winged helix DNA-binding domain-containing protein produces the protein MDLTALRSERLRSHRLDAPAATVQRAAGHMLAVQAQDFWGGRWALASRTRGEPRLSQVDAVFDDGSLVRSWTMRGTLHLIPAADLPWVLSVTGERQWRQAASLRRTLGLDDATVARAETLLRAGLRGGGRLTRTEALDMLTAGGIDPGAGRGLQLLFALSVRGVLVQGPVVTRTEGLTRDQYLVLAEEWVRDAATPADPVGEMFVRYIIGHGPASAGDFAWWAGLPLTAARAAAARAVERVREVEDGVFAASAPPRREPHVPTVRVLPSYEEYVIAYADRSVAADDAALAVVTTGGNGMVRPVILAEGEVAGIWNHSRAVGRHNEMPVPELFDGYEVDEDALAAALDRYSRFIAG, from the coding sequence ATGGATCTCACCGCATTGCGCTCCGAACGTCTGCGCTCGCATCGGCTTGACGCACCCGCGGCGACCGTGCAGCGTGCCGCCGGCCACATGCTCGCCGTGCAGGCACAAGACTTTTGGGGCGGGCGCTGGGCTCTGGCATCCCGCACCCGCGGCGAGCCCCGGCTGTCGCAGGTCGATGCGGTGTTCGACGACGGTTCGCTCGTGCGGTCGTGGACGATGCGGGGAACGCTCCACCTGATCCCAGCCGCCGACCTGCCCTGGGTGCTGAGCGTGACCGGAGAGCGTCAGTGGCGGCAGGCCGCGTCGTTACGGCGAACTCTCGGGCTCGACGACGCGACGGTCGCGCGCGCCGAGACCCTGCTGCGCGCGGGGCTTCGCGGCGGCGGGCGGCTCACCCGCACCGAGGCGCTCGACATGCTCACCGCCGGCGGCATCGATCCTGGCGCCGGACGGGGTCTGCAGCTGCTGTTCGCGCTGTCGGTACGCGGCGTTCTGGTGCAGGGGCCGGTGGTGACGCGCACAGAGGGGCTCACACGCGACCAGTACCTCGTGCTGGCGGAGGAGTGGGTGAGGGATGCCGCGACGCCCGCCGACCCCGTCGGCGAGATGTTCGTCCGTTACATCATCGGGCACGGACCGGCCTCCGCCGGCGACTTCGCCTGGTGGGCCGGGCTGCCACTGACGGCCGCACGCGCGGCCGCCGCGCGTGCGGTCGAGCGCGTCCGCGAGGTCGAAGACGGTGTGTTCGCGGCATCCGCGCCGCCGCGGCGTGAGCCCCACGTCCCGACCGTGCGGGTGCTGCCCTCTTATGAGGAATACGTGATCGCCTACGCGGATCGCTCGGTGGCCGCCGATGACGCGGCGTTGGCCGTCGTCACGACCGGCGGCAACGGGATGGTGCGACCGGTCATTCTGGCGGAGGGAGAGGTGGCGGGAATCTGGAACCACTCACGCGCAGTGGGGCGGCACAACGAGATGCCGGTGCCGGAACTGTTCGACGGGTATGAGGTCGACGAAGACGCGCTCGCCGCGGCGC
- a CDS encoding alpha/beta hydrolase — translation MTTPVALGTPQHAPVPFDPEIQAALDAMPQMPPMTRETLRGGPAMPFPSNDEIIGDRAIDWEDRVIPGPAGAPDIEVTIYRPRATEGRALPAVYNIHGGGMIVGHRSWEAGRVIDIVAELGVVGVNVEYRLAPENPFPAGAEDCYAGFVWLAENAAELGVDPGRIVVMGGSAGGGFSAAVALMARDRKGPQMAGQLLLCPMIDNTNSTVSSLQYDGIGTWQRDANLLAWSCVLGDDEAFSTTAPAYAAPSRATELSDLPPAFIEVGSAEMFRDEDVEYASRIWATGGQAELHVWSGGSHGFDMYMPGSALARAALAARSSWLRRVLAV, via the coding sequence ATGACCACTCCCGTCGCCCTCGGCACTCCGCAGCACGCTCCTGTCCCCTTCGATCCCGAGATCCAGGCTGCACTCGATGCGATGCCGCAGATGCCACCAATGACCCGCGAGACGCTGCGCGGCGGCCCGGCGATGCCGTTCCCGAGCAACGACGAGATCATCGGTGACCGGGCCATCGACTGGGAGGACCGGGTCATCCCCGGCCCCGCCGGTGCGCCCGACATCGAGGTGACGATCTATCGCCCGCGCGCCACCGAGGGGCGCGCACTGCCGGCCGTGTACAACATCCACGGCGGCGGCATGATCGTCGGCCATCGCTCATGGGAGGCCGGCCGGGTCATCGACATCGTCGCCGAACTCGGCGTCGTCGGCGTGAACGTCGAGTACCGGCTGGCGCCAGAAAACCCCTTCCCCGCCGGGGCTGAGGACTGCTACGCGGGCTTCGTCTGGCTCGCCGAAAACGCGGCCGAGCTCGGTGTCGACCCCGGGCGCATCGTCGTGATGGGCGGTTCCGCCGGGGGCGGGTTCAGCGCTGCCGTGGCCCTGATGGCGCGCGACCGTAAGGGTCCGCAGATGGCGGGCCAGCTTCTGCTGTGCCCCATGATCGACAACACGAACAGCACCGTCTCGAGCCTGCAGTACGACGGGATCGGTACGTGGCAGCGTGACGCGAACCTGCTCGCCTGGTCGTGCGTGCTTGGCGACGACGAGGCCTTCTCCACAACCGCCCCCGCCTACGCGGCACCCTCGCGAGCGACCGAGCTGTCGGATCTGCCCCCAGCGTTCATCGAGGTCGGCTCGGCGGAAATGTTCCGAGACGAGGATGTCGAGTACGCCTCGCGCATCTGGGCGACCGGTGGACAGGCGGAGCTGCACGTGTGGTCGGGCGGCTCACACGGTTTCGACATGTACATGCCGGGCAGCGCCCTGGCGCGGGCGGCACTCGCCGCGCGCTCGTCGTGGCTGCGCCGAGTGCTGGCGGTGTGA
- a CDS encoding alpha/beta hydrolase, with translation MALIPVPYDPELVPGLNAFLANVEATPLVGDTIAHNRMHFTQLTPPVGQQIAGREVTAEERSILGPAGPLEITIIRPAEPRPYPVAGALSIHGGGMILGTRAFGTGEIIDYAERYGMVGISVEYRLAPESPGPAQGEDCYAALVWFAEHAEELGVDPERIIATGASAGGGLSAIVALMARDRQGPTLAGQLLNCPMLDDRNETVSSHQYDGIGAWDRNNNHTAWNAICGADRFTDRVSPYTAASRATDLANLPPAFIEVGAAEVFRDEAVDYATRIWAAGGQAELHVSAGGFHGFSGFAPDAEVSRAANAARESWLRRILGVS, from the coding sequence ATGGCGCTCATCCCCGTCCCCTACGACCCCGAACTCGTCCCGGGGCTGAACGCCTTCCTCGCGAACGTCGAGGCCACGCCCTTGGTGGGTGACACTATCGCGCACAATCGCATGCACTTCACACAGCTGACCCCGCCCGTCGGGCAGCAGATCGCCGGGCGCGAGGTCACGGCCGAAGAACGAAGCATCCTGGGCCCGGCTGGCCCGCTCGAGATCACGATCATCCGCCCCGCCGAGCCGCGGCCGTACCCTGTTGCGGGTGCGCTGTCCATCCATGGCGGAGGGATGATCCTCGGCACGCGCGCGTTCGGCACCGGTGAGATCATCGACTACGCCGAGCGGTACGGCATGGTCGGGATCTCGGTGGAATACCGGCTGGCACCCGAGTCGCCCGGTCCCGCGCAGGGCGAAGACTGCTATGCGGCGCTCGTCTGGTTCGCCGAACACGCCGAGGAACTGGGCGTCGACCCCGAACGGATCATCGCGACCGGCGCCAGCGCCGGCGGCGGACTCTCTGCGATCGTCGCGCTCATGGCGCGCGATCGACAGGGACCGACGCTTGCCGGTCAGCTGCTGAACTGCCCCATGCTCGACGACCGCAACGAGACCGTGTCGTCGCACCAGTACGACGGTATCGGCGCGTGGGACCGCAACAACAACCACACCGCCTGGAACGCCATCTGCGGCGCGGATCGGTTCACCGACCGCGTGTCGCCCTACACCGCGGCATCCCGCGCCACTGATCTGGCGAACCTGCCCCCAGCCTTCATTGAAGTCGGGGCCGCGGAGGTGTTCCGCGACGAGGCCGTCGACTACGCCACCCGCATCTGGGCGGCCGGCGGGCAGGCTGAGTTGCACGTGTCGGCCGGCGGCTTCCACGGGTTCAGTGGGTTCGCCCCCGACGCCGAGGTCTCGCGGGCGGCGAACGCCGCCCGCGAGAGCTGGCTGCGCCGGATCCTCGGCGTTTCGTGA
- a CDS encoding multidrug effflux MFS transporter, whose translation MPVRMSVLRAMLVLGVLEAFGPLSMDVYMPQLPHLARGFDVPDSLAQATMSACMIGLGLGQLIAGPLSDRFGRRRPLVIGVAAFAVLSGACAVAPSIQILLVARFLQGVAGSAGLVISMAVARDMFSGVELSRMLSMLALVSGSAPVVAPLIGGQLALFMDWRGVFWVLTGVGVALVALVLFGLPETLAAGVRHSGGFVELRRHMAAVLRDRLFVAVLVVGATSGIGFFAYLSMSSFVLEQEFGLTPQQFSFVFAANAVANIVGGQLSRLIVARMTPQRVYLLGALATATATVALFVWALVGAGLGAIVVALVLFMFCVGLSGPNGTTLALTHHGSRAGTAAAVMGMSSFVVGPIVAPLISSWGTTAVVMAATMAAASIVGATVAWFAVRPAARGVAADATPASPAEA comes from the coding sequence ATGCCTGTGCGCATGTCGGTGCTGCGCGCGATGCTCGTACTCGGCGTGCTGGAGGCGTTCGGGCCGCTCTCGATGGACGTCTACATGCCGCAACTGCCGCATCTGGCACGCGGCTTCGACGTGCCTGACTCGCTCGCGCAGGCAACGATGTCGGCGTGCATGATCGGGCTGGGGCTGGGTCAGCTCATCGCCGGGCCTCTCAGCGACCGTTTCGGCCGGCGGCGTCCCCTCGTCATCGGCGTGGCCGCGTTCGCGGTGCTGTCGGGGGCGTGCGCCGTCGCTCCGTCGATTCAGATCCTCCTTGTCGCGCGGTTCCTGCAGGGCGTGGCGGGGTCCGCGGGTTTGGTCATCTCGATGGCGGTGGCCCGCGACATGTTCAGCGGCGTCGAGCTGTCGCGCATGCTGTCGATGCTCGCGCTCGTGTCGGGGTCGGCACCGGTGGTCGCCCCCCTGATCGGCGGTCAGCTCGCGCTGTTCATGGACTGGCGCGGGGTGTTCTGGGTGCTCACGGGTGTGGGCGTAGCACTCGTCGCGCTCGTGCTCTTCGGCCTGCCCGAGACGCTCGCGGCCGGCGTGCGGCACAGCGGAGGATTCGTCGAGCTGCGTCGACACATGGCAGCCGTGCTGCGCGACCGGCTGTTCGTCGCCGTGCTCGTGGTGGGTGCGACCAGCGGCATCGGGTTCTTCGCCTACCTCTCGATGTCGAGCTTCGTGCTTGAGCAGGAGTTCGGTCTCACCCCGCAACAGTTCAGCTTCGTGTTCGCCGCAAACGCGGTCGCCAACATCGTCGGCGGGCAGCTGAGCCGGCTGATCGTCGCACGGATGACTCCGCAGCGTGTCTACCTGCTCGGGGCCCTCGCCACCGCGACGGCGACCGTCGCGCTCTTCGTATGGGCGCTGGTCGGAGCAGGCCTGGGCGCCATCGTCGTCGCGCTGGTCCTCTTCATGTTCTGCGTCGGCTTATCGGGGCCGAACGGCACGACGCTGGCCCTCACACACCACGGATCGCGGGCGGGCACCGCAGCGGCCGTGATGGGGATGTCGTCGTTCGTCGTCGGCCCGATCGTGGCACCGCTGATCTCCTCGTGGGGGACCACGGCCGTGGTCATGGCGGCCACGATGGCCGCGGCATCCATCGTCGGCGCAACCGTCGCATGGTTCGCGGTGCGACCAGCCGCCCGTGGTGTCGCGGCGGATGCCACGCCCGCTTCCCCCGCCGAGGCTTGA
- a CDS encoding TetR/AcrR family transcriptional regulator, giving the protein MPRRVDPDQRRAQIVDAYLRIVARSGVAAATSRVLADEAGIAAGALWHYFGGFDEVVRAAFERVYRESDARIQAALEGRRGLDAVRAMIREIVPHDAQTRNEATVVVSFWGLLPAHEEFRELTRGVERAWGEGMARHLDEAVADGDLDAATPVRGLADAVLAVCEALQLRQVQASPLARAPRREEMLAQLLAGWRRAP; this is encoded by the coding sequence GTGCCCAGACGCGTGGACCCCGACCAGCGCCGCGCCCAGATCGTCGACGCGTATCTGCGCATCGTCGCGCGCTCGGGCGTCGCGGCGGCAACGAGCCGTGTGCTCGCTGACGAGGCTGGCATCGCCGCCGGCGCGCTGTGGCACTATTTCGGTGGGTTCGACGAGGTGGTGCGCGCGGCGTTCGAGCGCGTCTACCGTGAGAGCGATGCGCGTATCCAGGCGGCGCTCGAGGGCCGACGGGGGCTCGATGCCGTGCGGGCGATGATCCGAGAGATCGTGCCGCACGATGCGCAGACCCGCAATGAGGCGACGGTTGTGGTGAGCTTCTGGGGGCTGCTGCCCGCGCATGAGGAGTTCCGCGAGCTCACGCGTGGCGTCGAGCGCGCATGGGGCGAGGGGATGGCCCGCCACCTCGACGAGGCCGTCGCCGACGGCGACCTGGATGCCGCGACCCCCGTGCGCGGGCTGGCCGACGCCGTGTTAGCGGTGTGCGAAGCACTGCAATTGCGCCAGGTGCAGGCCTCGCCGCTGGCGCGGGCACCGCGCCGCGAGGAAATGCTTGCGCAGCTTCTGGCAGGCTGGCGCCGCGCTCCCTGA
- a CDS encoding primary-amine oxidase — MSHPEHAPAPQHPLDPLTGVEIDRAREILVAAGLLGDTWRVPMLLPDEPTKDELAAWNPGDEIDRRVDVTLMDAATGRVIEAIVSITRGEVIRAHEHAASEPPYGQPQYLFEEYGRAQEIVKASPEWQAAMRRRGLEDRIDLAFCSPLAPGFVGRANEVGRRVIRSLTFLRDSEDDIPWAHPVEGLIVHIDLVKNEVIGIEDEGDTPVPAGSGQYTGEAVGPVRTSLKPIEITQPEGPSFHVDGSHVQWENWSLRVGFNAREGLVLHDVRFADRPVLARASVPEMVVPYGDTSNTRFWISYFDAGEYLLGKNANHLELGCDCLGVIRYFDGYVADDHGHAVQIPNVVCMHEEDYGILWKHTEQGPVGAQVRRSRRLVVSYFSTIGNYDYGFYWYFYLDGSIHLEAKATGIVFVGAGEPGSTNPHANEIAPGVFAPVHQHLFCARLDVAVDGEDNRLVEIDAARIPMGEQNPFGNAFTWTSTTLATEQQAQREADTSVARVWEVQSASKTNYTGAPTAYHLIPEPTALLMADPGSSVAARAAFATKHIWATAYEPGQIWPAGRYPNAHQGGAGLPAYSAGNRSIDGEDFVLWHTFGLTHIPRTEDWPIMPVDYAGFWFKPYGFLDRNPAMDVPESSQAHARDGGSCCCGGGPCHCDH, encoded by the coding sequence ATGTCGCACCCCGAGCACGCCCCTGCACCACAGCACCCCCTCGATCCCCTCACCGGCGTCGAGATCGACCGCGCCCGCGAGATCCTCGTGGCCGCAGGTCTTCTCGGCGACACATGGCGTGTACCGATGCTGCTGCCCGATGAGCCCACCAAAGACGAGCTCGCGGCGTGGAATCCCGGCGACGAGATCGACCGGCGGGTCGACGTCACGCTGATGGATGCCGCGACCGGCCGCGTCATCGAGGCCATTGTCTCGATCACCCGGGGCGAGGTCATCAGGGCTCACGAGCACGCTGCATCCGAGCCACCCTATGGCCAGCCGCAGTACCTCTTCGAGGAGTACGGCCGTGCTCAGGAGATCGTCAAGGCCTCTCCCGAGTGGCAGGCGGCAATGCGCCGGCGTGGCCTTGAAGACCGGATCGACCTCGCGTTCTGCTCGCCACTCGCGCCGGGTTTCGTCGGCCGGGCGAACGAGGTGGGGCGGCGCGTCATCCGATCGCTCACGTTCCTGCGCGACAGCGAAGACGACATTCCATGGGCGCACCCCGTGGAGGGCCTCATCGTTCACATCGACCTCGTGAAGAACGAGGTCATCGGCATCGAAGACGAGGGAGATACCCCGGTTCCGGCCGGCAGCGGCCAGTACACGGGCGAGGCTGTGGGACCGGTGCGCACTTCGCTCAAGCCCATCGAGATCACCCAGCCCGAAGGGCCCAGCTTCCACGTCGACGGCTCGCATGTGCAGTGGGAGAACTGGTCGTTGCGTGTCGGCTTCAACGCCCGCGAAGGCCTGGTACTGCATGACGTGCGCTTCGCCGACCGGCCGGTGTTGGCGCGCGCGAGCGTACCGGAGATGGTGGTTCCCTACGGCGACACCAGCAACACCCGGTTCTGGATAAGCTACTTCGACGCAGGAGAGTACCTGCTCGGCAAGAACGCGAACCACCTCGAGCTCGGCTGCGACTGCCTGGGCGTCATCCGCTATTTCGACGGATACGTCGCCGACGACCACGGCCACGCGGTGCAGATCCCCAACGTCGTGTGCATGCACGAGGAGGATTACGGCATCCTCTGGAAGCACACCGAGCAGGGCCCGGTCGGCGCTCAGGTTCGGCGCTCGCGGCGGCTCGTCGTCTCGTACTTCTCGACGATCGGCAACTACGACTACGGCTTCTACTGGTACTTCTACTTGGACGGCTCGATCCACCTCGAGGCGAAAGCCACGGGCATCGTGTTCGTCGGCGCGGGCGAGCCGGGAAGCACGAACCCACACGCGAACGAGATAGCACCGGGCGTGTTCGCGCCTGTGCACCAGCACCTGTTCTGCGCACGGCTCGATGTCGCGGTCGACGGTGAAGACAATCGTCTCGTCGAAATCGACGCGGCGCGCATTCCCATGGGCGAGCAGAACCCGTTTGGCAACGCCTTCACCTGGACCTCGACGACGCTGGCCACCGAGCAGCAGGCGCAGCGCGAGGCGGACACCTCGGTCGCACGCGTCTGGGAGGTGCAGTCGGCTTCGAAGACCAACTACACCGGCGCGCCCACTGCCTACCATCTGATCCCCGAGCCGACAGCGCTGTTGATGGCAGATCCCGGCTCATCGGTGGCAGCGCGCGCCGCATTCGCGACCAAGCACATCTGGGCAACCGCGTACGAGCCGGGCCAGATCTGGCCGGCGGGCCGCTACCCGAACGCACACCAGGGCGGCGCCGGGCTGCCGGCATACTCGGCCGGCAACCGGTCGATCGACGGCGAAGATTTCGTGCTCTGGCACACGTTCGGTCTCACGCACATTCCGCGCACCGAGGACTGGCCGATCATGCCCGTCGACTACGCCGGATTCTGGTTCAAGCCGTACGGGTTCCTTGACCGCAATCCCGCAATGGACGTGCCCGAATCCAGCCAGGCACACGCGCGGGACGGTGGATCATGCTGCTGCGGCGGAGGGCCCTGCCATTGCGATCACTGA
- a CDS encoding TetR/AcrR family transcriptional regulator: MESSTAMPKAIDHDQRRRDIIDVTWKLIVKGGLEAATMREIASEAGFANGALKHYFPGKDDIIQGAYQLSMDRIVERLTESTKGLTGIDAFRAIVRATMPLDAESRDSARVLLAFWERGLSSDTIRDAYQGHLAGWRSDSLELIAQCRAQGLIDTDASDEEIVREMIYMNVGATVLSAITPDFSDRANLEAMIDGFFERLGVPRETGPGSE, translated from the coding sequence ATGGAGTCCTCCACAGCCATGCCCAAAGCCATCGACCACGACCAGCGACGCCGCGACATCATCGACGTCACCTGGAAACTGATCGTGAAGGGAGGGCTCGAGGCTGCCACGATGCGCGAGATCGCATCCGAGGCAGGCTTCGCCAATGGCGCACTCAAGCACTACTTTCCGGGCAAGGACGACATCATCCAGGGCGCCTATCAGCTCTCGATGGACCGCATCGTGGAGCGTCTGACCGAGTCTACGAAGGGCCTGACCGGCATCGATGCCTTCCGTGCGATCGTCCGCGCGACAATGCCATTGGATGCCGAATCCCGCGATTCCGCCCGCGTACTGTTGGCCTTCTGGGAACGGGGACTCTCGTCCGACACGATCCGCGATGCATACCAGGGGCACCTCGCCGGCTGGCGCTCAGACTCGCTGGAGCTCATCGCCCAATGCCGGGCGCAGGGGCTGATCGACACCGACGCGAGCGACGAGGAGATCGTCCGGGAGATGATCTACATGAATGTGGGTGCCACCGTGCTCAGCGCCATCACCCCCGACTTCTCCGACCGAGCCAACCTGGAAGCGATGATCGACGGCTTCTTCGAACGGTTGGGAGTGCCACGTGAGACCGGGCCCGGATCCGAATAA